The Xylophilus rhododendri region GCAGCGTGCTGCCCCGCACCCACGGCTCCTCGCTGTTCACCCGCGGCGAAACGCAAGCCCTGGTCATCACCACCCTGGGCACCGAGCGCGACGCACAGCGCATCGACGCGCTGGCCGGCGAATACGAAGACCGCTTCCTGTTCCACTACAACATGCCTCCCTTCGCCACCGGCGAAGTCGGCCGCATGGGCAGCACCAAGCGCCGCGAAATCGGCCACGGCCGCCTGGCCAAGCGCGCGCTGATCGCCGTGCTGCCGAGCAAGGAAGAGTTCCCCTACACCATCCGTGTGGTGTCGGAAATCACCGAGTCGAACGGCTCGTCTTCGATGGCTTCGGTCTGCGGCGGCTGCCTGTCCATGATGGACGCGGGCGTGCCGATCAAGACCCACGTGGCCGGCATCGCCATGGGCCTGATCAAGGACGGCAACCGTTTCGCCGTGCTGACCGACATCCTGGGCGACGAAGATCACCTGGGCGACATGGACTTCAAGGTGGCCGGTTCCGCAGCCGGCATCACCGCCCTGCAGATGGACATCAAGATCCAGGGCATCACCAAGGAAATCATGCAGGTGGCACTGGCCCAGGCCAAGGAAGCCCGCCTGCACATCCTGGACAAGATGCAGGAAGCCATGGGCACGGCCAACACCACGGTGTCGGACTTCGCGCCCAAGCTCTTCACCATGAAGATCAATCCGGAAAAGATCCGCGACGTGATCGGCAAGGGCGGCTCGGTGATCCGTGCGCTGACCGAAGAGACCGGCACGCAGATCAACATCGACGAAGACGGCACCATCACCATCGCCTCTTCCGACGCCGCCAAGGCCGACGAAGCCAAGCGCCGCATCGAGCAGATCACGGCGGAAGTCGAGATCGGCAAGATCTACGAAGGGCCGGTCGTCAAGATCCTGGACTTCGGCGCACTGATCAACCTGCTGCCCGGCAAGGACGGCCTGCTGCACATCAGCCAGATCGCCCACCAGCGTGTCGAGAAGGTCACGGACTTCCTGTCCGAAGGCCAGATCGTCAAGGTCAAGGTCCTGGAAACGGACGAGAAGGGTCGCGTCAAGCTGTCCATGAAGGCGCTGCTGGACCGTCCGGCCCAGAACTTCGAACAGGGCGGCCAGCCCAACCAGCAGTTCTGATCGCCTCGGACTGAGGAAATGCGGCGCCTCGGGCGCCGCTTTCAACTTTCGCCCAACGTTTTTCAGGAGCCGGACATGCGAGCTGTCGAGATCACCCAGTACGGCGCCCCCGAGGTGCTGGTGGCGGGCGATCGTCCGCGTCCGGTCCCGGCCGCGGGCGAGCTGCTGATCCGCGTGAGCGCCAGCGGCATCAACCGCCCCGACGTGCTGCAGCGCACCGGCAACTATCCGGTGCCGCCGGGCGCTTCCGACATCCCCGGCCTGGAAGTGGCCGGCGTGGTGGAGGAGGGCGAGCCCGCGGCCCTGGCCGCTGCCGGCCTGGCGCTGGGCGACCGCGTCTGCGCGCTGCTGCCCGGTGGCGGTTATGCGCAGTACGCGGTGGCGGCCATCCCGCTGTGCCTGCCGGTTCCGGCCTGCCTGAGCGACATCGAAGGCGCCAGCCTGCCCGAGACCTTCTACACGGTCTGGAGCAACGTCTTCATGCGTGGCAGGCTGCAGCCCGGCGAGACCCTGCTGGTGCAGGGCGGCACCAGCGGCATCGGCGTGACGGCCATCCTGATCGCCAAGGCCCTGGGCTCGACCGTGATCGTTACAGCAGGCAGCGACGAGAAATGCCAGGCCTGCCTGGCGCTCGGCGCCGACCATGCCATCAACTACAAGACCCAGGATTTCGTCGCCGAAGCCAAGCGCCTGACCGGCGGCAAGGGTGTCGACGTGGTGCTGGACATGGTGGCCGGCGGATACGTCACCCGAGAGATCGAATGCCTGGCCGACGACGGCCGCATCGTCATCATCGCGGTGCAGGGCGGCACCAAGGCCGAGTTCAATGCTGGCCAGTTGCTGCGCCGCCGCCTCACGGTGACCGGTTCCACGCTGCGCCCGCGCCTGGTGGCCTTCAAGGCCTCCATCGCGGCCGGCCTGCGTGAACATGTCTGGCCGCTGCTGGAGTCGGGCCGTATCAAGCCGGTGGTGCACGACACCTTCCCGGCCGAGCGGGCCGCCGAGGCGCATGCCCTGATGGAGTCCGGCACGCATGTCGGCAAGATCGTTTTGACCTGGTAGCTTTTCTTCATGCAGCAACGCAAAAAAATCGTAGCCGGTAACTGGAAGATGAACGGCAGCCTGGCGGCCAACGCCGCGCTGCTCGACGGAGTGCTGGAGGGCCTCGGCCAGCCGGCCTGCGCCGTGGTGGCCTGCGTGCCCGCGCCCTACCTGGCGCAGGTGCAGGCCCGCATCGCCGGAACCGCCCTGGCGCTGGGCGCGCAGGACATGTCCGCCTTCGCCTCGGGCGCCTATACCGGCGAGGTGTCGGCTGCGATGCTGGGTGACTTCGGTGTCGCCTACGCCATCGTCGGCCACTCAGAGCGCCGCCAGTACCACGGCGAGACCGATGCCAAGGTGGCCGACAAGGCGCTGGCCGCGCTGGCCGCCGGCATCACGCCCCTGGTGTGCGTGGGCGAGACCCTGGCCGAGCGCGAAGCCGGCCAGACCGAAGCCGTCGTCGGCCGCCAGCTGGCCGCCGTGCTGGAAAAGCTCGGCGACCAGGCCTCCGGCATGGTCGTGGCCTACGAGCCCGTCTGGGCCATCGGCACCGGCAAGACCGCCACGCCCGAGCAGGCGCAGGCCGTGCATGCTGCCCTGCGTGCGCAGCTGCAGTCGGCCGGCGACGCCGTGGCCGCCCAGCCCATCCTCTACGGCGGCAGCATGAACGCGGCCAACGCCGCGCAGCTGCTGGCCCAGCCCGACATCGACGGTGGCCTGATCGGCGGCGCGTCGCTCAAGGCGGCCGACTTCCTGGCGATCGTTTCCGCCGCAAACTGAACACTCTCTTACCTCCAGCCTGATATGACCATCGTCCACAACCTGATCCTGATCATCCAGATCCTC contains the following coding sequences:
- the tpiA gene encoding triose-phosphate isomerase — encoded protein: MQQRKKIVAGNWKMNGSLAANAALLDGVLEGLGQPACAVVACVPAPYLAQVQARIAGTALALGAQDMSAFASGAYTGEVSAAMLGDFGVAYAIVGHSERRQYHGETDAKVADKALAALAAGITPLVCVGETLAEREAGQTEAVVGRQLAAVLEKLGDQASGMVVAYEPVWAIGTGKTATPEQAQAVHAALRAQLQSAGDAVAAQPILYGGSMNAANAAQLLAQPDIDGGLIGGASLKAADFLAIVSAAN
- the pnp gene encoding polyribonucleotide nucleotidyltransferase, whose product is MSIFNKVTKTFQWGQHQVILETGEIARQAAGAVLVNIEGTVVLATVAASKTAKSGQDFFPLTVDYIEKTYAAGKIPGSFFKREAKPSELETLTSRLIDRPIRPLFPEGFFNDVHVVIHTLSLNPEVDADIAAMIGVSAALAVSGIPFAGPIGAARVGYVNGQYVLNPGQTARKDSQLELVVAGTESAVLMVESEAKQLSEEIMLGAVVFGHEQGNIAINAIHELVRDGGKPVWDWQAPAKNEPLIAKVNALAEDKLRAAYQLRNKQARTQALREATASVMEGLKADGSAVDSVLVEGLLFEIESKIVRSQILSGEPRIDGRDTRTVRPIEIRGSVLPRTHGSSLFTRGETQALVITTLGTERDAQRIDALAGEYEDRFLFHYNMPPFATGEVGRMGSTKRREIGHGRLAKRALIAVLPSKEEFPYTIRVVSEITESNGSSSMASVCGGCLSMMDAGVPIKTHVAGIAMGLIKDGNRFAVLTDILGDEDHLGDMDFKVAGSAAGITALQMDIKIQGITKEIMQVALAQAKEARLHILDKMQEAMGTANTTVSDFAPKLFTMKINPEKIRDVIGKGGSVIRALTEETGTQINIDEDGTITIASSDAAKADEAKRRIEQITAEVEIGKIYEGPVVKILDFGALINLLPGKDGLLHISQIAHQRVEKVTDFLSEGQIVKVKVLETDEKGRVKLSMKALLDRPAQNFEQGGQPNQQF
- a CDS encoding NAD(P)H-quinone oxidoreductase is translated as MRAVEITQYGAPEVLVAGDRPRPVPAAGELLIRVSASGINRPDVLQRTGNYPVPPGASDIPGLEVAGVVEEGEPAALAAAGLALGDRVCALLPGGGYAQYAVAAIPLCLPVPACLSDIEGASLPETFYTVWSNVFMRGRLQPGETLLVQGGTSGIGVTAILIAKALGSTVIVTAGSDEKCQACLALGADHAINYKTQDFVAEAKRLTGGKGVDVVLDMVAGGYVTREIECLADDGRIVIIAVQGGTKAEFNAGQLLRRRLTVTGSTLRPRLVAFKASIAAGLREHVWPLLESGRIKPVVHDTFPAERAAEAHALMESGTHVGKIVLTW